One region of Drosophila kikkawai strain 14028-0561.14 chromosome 2R, DkikHiC1v2, whole genome shotgun sequence genomic DNA includes:
- the Nnf1a gene encoding uncharacterized protein Nnf1a — protein MENVEQLAKMEEDVEAAFKRHQSIMPQVKQEYDKVIGQVFADLSPSDLQAFSDILLEHEDSVLDTEELVNTMRTQMTTVLGKMNQFFFDKNDVENKLVTLEVLKEKFAPYEGKDWNSLSPEELTRPLRMRLLDSSIRFMERQLEAQQKDLEISMAKSKANRERLQTVQNERVKLTAKMEQQTAQYKDIRQLLELQHSINNSYLPPEN, from the exons ATGGAAAACGTCGAACAACTAGCCAAAATGGAAGAGGACGTAGAAGCCGCCTTCAAGCGGCACCAGAGTATCATGCCCCAGGTGAAACAGGAGTACGACAAGGTCATTGGACAAGTGTTTGCAGATCTGAG tCCCTCAGACTTGCAAGCGTTCTCTGACATTCTCCTGGAGCACGAGGACTCCGTGCTGGACACAGAGGAGCTGGTAAACACCATGCGCACACAGATGACCACCGTTCTGGGCAAAATGAATCAATTCTTCTTCGACAAGAACGATGTGGAAAACAAGCTAGTGACTTTGGAGGTTCTCAAGGAAAAGTTTGCGCCCTACGAGGGCAAAGACTG GAATAGTCTGAGCCCGGAGGAGCTGACACGCCCGTTGCGCATGCGCCTCTTGGATTCCAGCATTCGTTTTATGGAGAGGCAGCTGGAGGCACAGCAAAAAGATCTCGAG ATTTCCATGGCCAAAAGCAAAGCTAATCGAGAACGGCTGCAAACCGTGCAGAACGAACGAGTCAAACTAACGGCCAAAATGGAGCAGCAGACGGCCCAGTACAAGGATATTAGGCAACTATTGGAGCTGCAgcattctataaataattcctATTTGCCACCTGAAAACTAA